CTCGTACGATATCAAAGAATTGGAGAAGGCCACGGGTTACTTCTCTCAGAGGAACTTCATCGGGCGTGGAGGATTCGGGGTCGTCTACAAGGGGACGCTCGCCGACGGGAGCCTGGTGGCCATCAAGAAGGTGCTGGAGCCGGACTTGGAAAGCGGCGACGAGGAATTCCGGAACGAGGTGGATATCATCAGCCACCTCCGGCACCGGAATTTGGTGCCTCTGCGAGGCTGCTGCATCACCGACGACTACGACGTCATCGAGGAAGGGAAGCAGAGGTACTTGGTTTATGACTACATGCCCAATGGGAGTCTCGCCGACCACATcttcacctcctcctcctcctcctctatgaATGGCAATGGCTATTCTGGAAGAAATAAGCCACCTTTGAGCTGGCCGCAGAGGAAGAACATCATACTGGATGTGGCCAAGGGGCTGGCGTACCTCCACTATGGAGTGAAGCCGGCGATCTACCATAGAGATATCAAGGCCACCAATATTCTACTGGATGGAGAGATGAGGGCGAGGGTGGCCGACTTCGGGCTCGCGAGGCAGAGCAGGGAGGGGCAGTCCCACCTCACCACCAGGGTCGCCGGGACTCATGGCTACCTGGCTCCCGAGTACGCGCTCTATGGGCAGCTCACAGAGAAGAGTGATGTTTATAGCTTTGGAGTGTTGGTGCTGGAGATCATGAGTGGGAGGAATGCTCTGGATACATCGGCGGAGTCGAACTTGGTGCTCATCACCGACTGGGCATGGACGCTGGTCAAGTCCGGGAGGGCGGAGGAGGTGCTGGATGCGGCGCTGGTGAGCGAAGGTAACCCAAAAGGGATCATGGAGAGGTTCGTGCTGGTGGGGATTTTGTGTGCTCATGTGATGGTGGCGCTCCGGCCGACGATCTCGGAGGCGCTGAGGATGCTGGAAGGTGATATCGATGTGCCGGCGATACCGGACCGGCCGATGCCGCTCAGCCATGGGTCTCCTTTTGGTGAAGGTGGCGCTTTCACTGCTTCACCAGCTTTGAGTGGCTTCTGTCTCAACACTGGATACATGCTCAGGTGATTGAAGGAATAGGAGACAAATGAACTATTTTACACTGCTTGAGGGggcaaaaaaaaatgatacagcTAACTTTATTTTGATCCATACGCACAAATCTTTTTCATCTATTCTTTGCTGGAAATGTTTGGTTGGGGGAAGTGCCAAGGCAAAAGTTGTGGAATGGATCATCACTTCTTAGCATTTAGTTTGGCAAAAGTATAGACTCGGCTTCTATAAGTTTAATTGATTTTGGTTGATTGGTGTCCGAAGCCACATTGGAAGATTGAAAGCTGTAAATCTCAAGCACTAATAAAATTATCCAGCAGAGAACACTCTTCATTGCAAGCCACCAAAAAGGAGGAGGTGTAGGGCTAACAAACCTGTCCCATAACCAAGCTCTTTAAGATGGCCCTGCAGGTTGGTCCACACAGCTCATGGTTGGGCTGTGAGTTGTGTAGCCAAAATCATAATATCATATGACCTGAGATAATGTGAAGCAAGGTTGTTCCCAAAGATGAGTGCCTTCACTCATCATGGAACTTGACTTAGGTCTTTTATTCTTGCACCGATCATGCATTGAGATGCACGACTACAGACACGAATACATTAATCATGCTCGATCAAGTATCTCAAAGTAGCTCTAGCAGTGTCGATCAGGTTAGCTCATGCCGGCATCAGGTTAGCTCATGCTGGTTGTGTATATGTTGCTTGGGCGCCCATTCTTACAATGAAACTAGATATTAGGCCCATGTCGTTTAGCCCACAGACCTCTAGTGGTGATGGGTTTGGCTCTTCTTGGGACATTTAAGCAGAAGGGCAAGTGGGAGGGTGGACAAGCTTTTCCGGGTCCAGGATTGATTACAAATGGGGAAAACGATCAATGCTTGTGCATGTACCTGTTGGACATTCTGATACTATAATAACTGCGGGAGTGATGCCATGCTAATTATTGTAGCCTGCCTCATAAAATATGCATGGGACTCGCCCTTGTATTTTTGGAAGGTGACTAGAAAGTCAAGTCTTGAAACTCTAATTTTGAGGGTCGGTAAACATCTCAATCCAAAGCGCAATGCCAAGAGAATTGTATCCGCATGAATCTTTTGCTGTACACTATATCGTGCGGTATACAATATACTCCATCCATCGTGCGATGGACGGCCATGCACGATCGCACACAACGGGCATGCATCCACGTGCGACCGTCCATCGCACAATGGATGATGTGTTATGCACAGCAGAAAATCCGAGCTCGAACTGTATATTTCATTTGTACGATCTGACTATCTGAATCTACAGTACTCTTGTTTCAAAATCCTTTAATGCTCTCATAaactgctcccaaaatccaccgaGATGCCTTGGAAGTGAATTATACTACAAAAGCCACCCTATTGCTAGAACAAAAATTAATTTACCCTATATTTTTTCTTCACAATTATAAATTATTGAAACACCAGActagccatctgctggaagaaacAACATATGCCACTGCTATCCCAGACCTTTGGGAACCTTATTTTTAGAATCCTTAGAAAGCCTAGCTTCTTGAAACAAAACAAATATCCGATCATAAGATCTTATTAACTGCTTAGCATAGTTATAGGAGGAGGGCTGCCAAGCCCTCCCTGCAGTTCCAGATTCATATAATTATTGGAAGAGAATGTGGTTAGAGGTAGAGTTAGGCCTCATTCTGCTTGAATCACCCTTGAGGAGATTGGTTAAATTTATGAGCTGAAGTAGTAGCTTCTCCATTCGACAATTGACGTATAATTTgaagtaaaaaaaaagaagaagccttTTTATCATAACACACTTATCCTTACTGCTCTGGGAGTTCCGCGCTAAAGCTGCATTTGAGGAAACATATTGTGAAGTAAAATTAAAATGAAATTTAGTGAGAGTTGCTACCTTAGAAAGTCCGCTTGCAAGCATCAACGAGTAAATGGTAGGAAGAAGACCAACACACCTATCACTTAAGAAGTCTTGCTAGGGCCTCTAATTCTAATAAATAACGTATTTGTCTTTGGTATCTTGACCAGATTAACTAGATCTACCGGTCACAAATTTCCGATGGCAAAAATTTTGCGAGCATTGCATTATTTGGTATCTTCACTCTTGAGCGTAACTTTCACTGCGAGGTGATCAGGTAAGAATGACCCGTGAGATATGGGCATGATTATGACCACCAGGAAGACCAAAGACTTTGCTATGACCCCaaatttgccttttttttttgtttttttattctttttcaatGAAAGCTCCGGCAATGCCGAATTCAAAGTCTTTTTCTCAAAAGGTTTTTTTTCTCCATCTAAAAATAATTCCCCTATCTGACGAAAATTGTGTTCGTTGGCTCCATTGGTATTTCTTAATCTTAAGTGTTTCTATTGGTAATGGCCTCTGTTGATGTTGTTCAGGATCCATGGATCTCTTATATTTTTATTCCATGATGGCTTACTTCTGGAGATGTCAAAGCATTGCAGAATTTTAAAGTGAAAAATCTTATAGTGGACAGTGAGCAAATAAATACATCTATAACTAAGCATTTTTCTGAAGATGTGGCAGATAGAATTCTCTCCATACCCATTCCAAATGGTGATAGTAGTGATGGATTGGGATAAGGTCCAGCCTCTTGATTGTCTTTAGAGTTTTAGGTTCTTATAAACTAATAATGATATCAGAAAGCCTATAACCTCATAATTTTAGTTAAGCATATTTAAAGACAAGCTCTTATTACTGATACAAATATCATTCCATCACTATCTATTAAGAATTTTATTCAGAAATTAAGTTAAAAAGGAATTTCTAACAAAGAACTAGAATCTCCGAAATAGTATTGATATCCTATATTGCGTATCAGATCTGATTGTTTAAAAATAAGCAGGTATTCCAAAGTGCTTCTTATAGTCCAGGATTGATTTTACTCCAAGTATCCACTTTAGTTCAAGAATTTGCTACTACTTGGAAGGATCCATTGATAGCAAGGAAAAACTATGGTTTCTATCTTGCAGTTTCTATGCATTCTTCAATAATTTGCTTTTTATAAGAGCCACCACCTCTTGTTTGCACAAAGTGAATTTTGATggcaaaattttgaataaaaaaaattatggtggTGCTACTTTTATTATTAGAAGGACATGAGTGATGTTCCAATGGCAGCTAGAGGAGTCTATTTGCTTAAGATGACCGTACTTATAGTTGAGTTGCATACTGCACGGAAAGAATTGAAATTTATGGCAATATATTTGGAGGCAATATATGCTATACTTAAAAATGACTCATTGATTATGGTTCATCGGCTTTCCAGTCCACTTACTATTGATATTAATCCTTATCTATTATTATGAGATTATCGGAGAATGATTGCTCCTCTTCTATTCTATAAGATTGAATACATCTACAAATAGGCTAATAGTGCAGTTGATTCAATGAACACCAATATCTGATCATACAGAAACTATTTTTTGGATTGCTTTGCTGATGGTATTTTCAGCTTTTCTTTATATCTTATTTTCTGATTCATATGAATATATTTTTACTAGTTTGGTAAACATCGTGATCTGAAGTGCAATTAAAATCATCGGTCAAAGAAACTGGCCCCAGCTGTACAATCTGACTACCTGAATCCACATTGCTCTTGTTTCAAAATCCACGAAGGTGCATTAGAAGTGAATTCTACTACAAAAATCACCTTACTACAAAAATCAATTTGACCCACATTTCTTTTATCATATCACCCTGAGGAGATTGGTTATAATTTGCCATTTGAATTCGTAGCTTCTCCATTCCACAATTATCATATTTGGAAGTAATAAAAAGAATAAGCCTTTTGAGTCATCGCACACTTACTTACTGCTTTGGGAGTTCCACTCTAAAGCTGCATTCTAGGAAACAGACTCTGTAAGTAAAAACAAGATGAAATTTAGTTAGAGTTGCGACATCACGGGCGATCTTAGATCCACCAGTCATAAATTTCCAATGCCAATAATTTCAAGGGAATTGACCGTCCTCTTGAGCGCAACTTTCACTGCGAAGTGATCCACTAAGAATCtctaccaacaaaaaaaaaaaaaaaaaaagtgatccaGTGCGAATGACGCGTTAGCTACGGGGAGGACTTTGACCATCTGGACTTACCTAAGTCTGCAAATTTCTCCCGGAAAATGCCGGCAAAGCTGAATTCAAAGTCAACTACCATCCTAATGCAAATCCTGAGGCCGATATAACAAGCATAGCTCCGTTCGACTACAACCCACCGCCCCAATAGTAGTGCTACTCGTGGCCGCGCCACCTTCTTGCCTCCACTTTTCTCCTTCCCAGATATAGATAGATGTGGAGATCTTTATTCTTCTTGCTGTTACTCGCGAGCACTCCACCGCCGGAGCCGTCGGTGGCGTCAGACGAGTGCCCGATGGACCTGAACTACGTCGGGATCTTCCCCTGGGACCGCTCCTACTGCCAGCCTCCCCTCTCCAACATGACCAGCTGCTGCACGACCTTGCTGAGCCTCTTCGGCATCGCCATTGGCCAGCGTCTCCGCCTCACCGGCCTCTTCCGCCTCCCCAACGCCACCGCCTCCGCCGCCTGCCTCGCCGACTTCAGCTCCAACCTCTccgccctctccctcccctccgaCCTCGTCCACACCTGCTTCCCCTCCCCGCAGCGCTTCGTCATCACCCCCGACTTCTGCGCCGGCATCCTCACTCGCCGGAACTGGACCGCCAAGCTCGGCCCCTCCACCGCCATCGACTCTGCCTGCCGCTCCGACCTCTCCATCCCCACCGAGTGCTACGCCTGCGCCAACGCCGGCGTCGCCGTCACTGCCCAGCTCACCGACCTCGACGGCAACGTCTCCCACGCCACCCAGTGCTTGTACCTCGCCGTCGACTATGCCGCCGGTGTCGCAAACCAGTTCGGCCCCGAGGACCCCCGCGCCGCCGGCTGTATCTTTAGCCTTGCCCTCTCCTCCCTTTCTTCGCCTCCCACTCACTCCAAATCCCACACGGCCACCATCATCGCCCCCATCGCCGCCACCCTCGCCCTCGTTCTTCTCCTCTCCGCCCTCGGACTCTATCTCCGGCTTTTCAAAtcgaagaaaaagaggaagcTTTCCAAGAATCAGCAGCAGAGCTCGAGATCGAGATCCCACGCGCGTCCCAACACCGGATCCATCGTGTACGATATCGAAGAACTAGAGAAGGCCACGGATAACTTCTCTGAGAGGAATATAGTAGGGCGCGGCGGATTTGGTGTTGTCTACAAGGGGACGCTCTCCGATGGGAGCTTGGTCGCCGTCAAGAAGGTATTGGAGCTGAACTTGGAAGGTGGTGATGAGAAGTTCCAGAACGAGGTGGGGATCATCAGCCACCTTCGTCACCGGAATTTGGTTCCCTTGAGAGGCTGCTGCATCACCAACGACAGCGATGACATCGAAGAAGCGAAAGAAAGGTATTTGATTTATGAGTACATGCCTAATGGAAGCCTCGCCGACCACATCTTCGCCACCTCATTGGATGGCGATGGCCATTCTGGAAAAAATAAGTCAACTTTGACCTGGCCACAGAGGAAGAACGTCATACTGGATGTGGCAAACGGGCTAGTTTATCTGCACTATGGAGTGAAGCCGGCGATCTATCATAGAGATATCAAAGCAACAAACATTCTGCTAGACGGGGAGATGAGGGCAAGGGTGGCCGACTTCGGGCTCGCAAGGCAGAGCCGCGAGGGGCTATCGCTCCTCACCTCCAAGGTTGCTGGGACTCACGGCTACCTGGCTCCGGAGTATGCTCTCTATGGGCAGCTCACGGAGAAGAGTGATGTTTATAGCTTTGGAGTCTTGGTGCTGGAGATCATGAGTGGAAGGAAAGCTCTCGATAAATCGGAGGAGTCGAACTCGGCGTTGATCACCGACTGGGCGTCCAAGCTGGTCAAGTCCGGAAGGGTGGAGGAGGTGTTGGATGCGGCGATGGTGAACGAAGGTAACCCAAAAGGGATCATGGAGAGGTTTGTGCTGGTGGGGATTTTGTGTGCTCATGTGATGGTGGCGCTCAGGCCGACGATCTCGGAGGCGCTGAAGATGCTGGAGGGTGATATCGATGTGCCGCCGATACCAGACCGGCCGACGCCGCTCAGCCATCCTTTCGGTGAAGATGGCCCTATCACTGCTTCACCAGCTTTGAGTACGCTTCTGTCTCCAGCCTGTGGACAAGCTCAGATGGTTGAAGGCTCCGAGTAGGAGACTTTCAGAGGATGAAGGAACCGGAGTGTACGTGCAAGCCCGCAGGTGCACGCGTGTGTTTGTatccatgcatgtatgtttttatATATGTGTGAGCATGTGTTCGTATATATTGTGCcagcacatgcatatatatatatatatatatacatacacacactaaTGTATGACCCACGCAAAGATTGCTTTAATCTTCATCTGTTGAAGTTTTTTCACTGAAgttaaataaaagataaaaaaattaatcaccaacttgtaaatttatttttaaataatttattattgtaTAAGTTggagaaaatataaaataatatgaaaattttagagattaagAATTATGTCAccttagttttgatttttttgagggTGGCATGGTGAACGATCTACTGCATAATGAATAGTAATAATTTTAGGAAATGTAAGAGAAAtatatgctataaaatatttaacaaaaaaatattatcgAACAGTGTTGGGAGATTTTTTTGAAGGACTACTTTCATAAAATTCTCTGTTTGTTTTTTTGGAGATTGCAAAAACTGATTTGTCCATCAATTGCGATGGATATATTGACGAAGAGACTTCCCCTGAATTTTCAGATCCAGagtcatgaattataaatatttaccagacaatcaaaaaatatcattttaattgaTATTCCCTatgtcacgctccgaacccaacacccgggtcggatacgtgatggccgcacactccttagagcaagccctaaagaatatgcaaggccaaaataaatcattacaaccttaacatccataacaattaatttcaataattattcataaaatcttgtataggtacaaattaaattccttcaatcctctgatcaggtactatgacactctatctatccttcTGCTTATCCGTAAACCCAAGCCAtaaccaatcataagcatcctgtaactctgagaagaaaaaaaaagatgaaggggtgtgagctttacagcccagtaagaatttccatatcacaccaatataataatataatttaaaaataaaaacaagcaaTAACATATAAAAGCCGATGTTCATTGTCCAGAATACtgtaaacatttatagattatctgt
Above is a genomic segment from Elaeis guineensis isolate ETL-2024a chromosome 1, EG11, whole genome shotgun sequence containing:
- the LOC140854704 gene encoding probable receptor-like protein kinase At1g11050 gives rise to the protein MWRSLFFLLLLASTPPPEPSVASDECPMDLNYVGIFPWDRSYCQPPLSNMTSCCTTLLSLFGIAIGQRLRLTGLFRLPNATASAACLADFSSNLSALSLPSDLVHTCFPSPQRFVITPDFCAGILTRRNWTAKLGPSTAIDSACRSDLSIPTECYACANAGVAVTAQLTDLDGNVSHATQCLYLAVDYAAGVANQFGPEDPRAAGCIFSLALSSLSSPPTHSKSHTATIIAPIAATLALVLLLSALGLYLRLFKSKKKRKLSKNQQQSSRSRSHARPNTGSIVYDIEELEKATDNFSERNIVGRGGFGVVYKGTLSDGSLVAVKKVLELNLEGGDEKFQNEVGIISHLRHRNLVPLRGCCITNDSDDIEEAKERYLIYEYMPNGSLADHIFATSLDGDGHSGKNKSTLTWPQRKNVILDVANGLVYLHYGVKPAIYHRDIKATNILLDGEMRARVADFGLARQSREGLSLLTSKVAGTHGYLAPEYALYGQLTEKSDVYSFGVLVLEIMSGRKALDKSEESNSALITDWASKLVKSGRVEEVLDAAMVNEGNPKGIMERFVLVGILCAHVMVALRPTISEALKMLEGDIDVPPIPDRPTPLSHPFGEDGPITASPALSTLLSPACGQAQMVEGSE
- the LOC140852570 gene encoding probable receptor-like protein kinase At1g11050, which produces MWGSVFFLVFLLASPAPAVEADECPLDLNYVRTFPWNPSSCVSPITNINGCCTTLLSLYGISLAQRVRDTGHFRLPNVTASAACLDDFRSNLSALSLPSNIVTKCFPNPQSFVISPDFCDGIETVKNWTAKLGSTPDLDSACRPDLSVATQCSACLDAGFAVNSKLTALDGNASHANNCFKLTVTYATGIVNQYGPEDTRSAGCILGLALSSTSSQSHSKSNPAAIAAPIAAALALVLLLFALGFYLRRSRSKKKRNFSLDSQERSSNSRSHRRPNTGSISYDIKELEKATGYFSQRNFIGRGGFGVVYKGTLADGSLVAIKKVLEPDLESGDEEFRNEVDIISHLRHRNLVPLRGCCITDDYDVIEEGKQRYLVYDYMPNGSLADHIFTSSSSSSMNGNGYSGRNKPPLSWPQRKNIILDVAKGLAYLHYGVKPAIYHRDIKATNILLDGEMRARVADFGLARQSREGQSHLTTRVAGTHGYLAPEYALYGQLTEKSDVYSFGVLVLEIMSGRNALDTSAESNLVLITDWAWTLVKSGRAEEVLDAALVSEGNPKGIMERFVLVGILCAHVMVALRPTISEALRMLEGDIDVPAIPDRPMPLSHGSPFGEGGAFTASPALSGFCLNTGYMLR